In Rhizobium glycinendophyticum, a single window of DNA contains:
- a CDS encoding tetratricopeptide repeat protein, whose protein sequence is MTIARLAKSLLMAGVMTITAGTPGRSEPIDVRFTPPDVALPKAPICSAPVRDEDMIADWTAWDRKKLPKREVYTITRDMNRLRDVDARRFEPIITRVQELLPTVKPSYGEKDALFDKVKLMIAMGQSDQVSKDGLVQKLLDMGGHPAGSLNTLADLLIDGKGIAADRKAGLKLKVEAAYGGNSDAILDLARMSKDGEQIEGWQIEPELAVNMAFGTLVGVLDEGICDRIGRVAREYDGGEIVVQDPSLSLAWYRFAADLGDTTAAWKVAEYNLLSEKVVKDNDVLVKYLKMAADGGNMSAILEMGRLYAEGALVPQDRKKAFAYFQAAEKQGNQAGLIKQAQLLEQTKDTSPKDAAAYEELLHKLIDRDDPPAWAFTRLARVIQARDGLWKSASAVRPLLEEAVKRGDIEGGIDLAELLVRTDLKPATIARSADLLTNATHINGDINAIAKLQRVYLCVDPAGPDFASADYWANIEAGAGNKTLDLAPDQIDQLPALKDPLVIAAIQTQALYGRASALALYQRYLKGAGYSDQVLKFWAERAEVRRGATVEAALLEFKQNLEKGQVNEARRTIQMSGEGMTVDAGLSFARFLVKNYSNDAESMELAREILAPLAESGSGRAVKLLEEVSGSDLNPLSSPLDNYAEIMRDRGDMAAQLLLAENAKSDADRKLYYDRAISTQRCDYDDSMALAEFALRHEPEDTQHWLNIASHIAGDDSWRKVKIGDMYMALKTPETENTALKLYAEAREGGEAAAFYRLVKHYADNTGKAYDPNKASDIFVDLVARSEPETVTDKLVMLSNMKPEIRRIVSQRIDIKDLYRKSAELGQPVAMRELAKILRDDPKDSKAVFASFDWLKKAAEAGDGEAMFLLSQAYAYGSGTKPALDAAQHWMAKAAEAGYPQAAYVLKLNKSGTEG, encoded by the coding sequence ATGACGATTGCAAGACTGGCGAAATCGCTGCTGATGGCAGGCGTGATGACGATAACCGCCGGAACGCCTGGGAGAAGTGAGCCCATCGACGTCCGGTTCACGCCGCCGGACGTCGCACTACCAAAGGCGCCGATCTGCAGCGCGCCCGTGCGCGATGAGGACATGATCGCCGACTGGACCGCATGGGATCGCAAAAAGCTTCCCAAGCGGGAAGTCTACACCATCACGCGAGACATGAACCGGTTGCGCGACGTCGACGCCCGCCGCTTCGAACCGATCATCACGCGCGTCCAGGAACTGCTGCCGACGGTCAAGCCCAGCTATGGCGAGAAGGACGCCCTGTTCGACAAGGTCAAGCTGATGATCGCCATGGGACAGAGTGACCAGGTGAGCAAAGATGGTCTGGTGCAGAAGCTGCTGGACATGGGCGGCCACCCCGCCGGGTCACTGAACACGCTGGCTGATCTCCTAATTGACGGAAAAGGCATCGCCGCAGACCGCAAGGCAGGCCTGAAGCTGAAGGTCGAAGCTGCTTATGGCGGAAATTCCGACGCGATTCTTGACCTTGCCCGGATGAGCAAGGACGGCGAACAGATCGAAGGCTGGCAAATTGAGCCGGAACTAGCCGTCAACATGGCGTTCGGCACGCTTGTTGGGGTACTCGACGAAGGGATCTGCGATCGCATCGGCCGCGTTGCGCGCGAATATGACGGTGGCGAGATCGTCGTTCAGGACCCGAGCCTGAGCCTGGCCTGGTATCGCTTCGCCGCCGACCTTGGCGATACGACTGCCGCCTGGAAAGTGGCGGAATACAATCTTCTCAGCGAGAAGGTCGTCAAGGACAACGATGTTCTCGTCAAGTATCTGAAGATGGCGGCTGATGGCGGCAACATGTCCGCGATCCTGGAAATGGGTCGTCTCTATGCCGAAGGTGCACTTGTGCCGCAGGACCGGAAGAAGGCCTTTGCCTACTTCCAGGCCGCGGAAAAGCAGGGGAACCAAGCCGGCCTGATCAAGCAGGCGCAGTTGCTGGAGCAGACAAAAGATACTTCGCCGAAGGATGCGGCAGCCTATGAGGAACTCCTGCACAAGCTGATCGACCGGGATGATCCTCCAGCCTGGGCTTTCACCCGCCTTGCCCGCGTCATCCAGGCACGGGACGGTCTTTGGAAATCGGCGTCCGCCGTCCGCCCGCTTCTTGAGGAAGCGGTAAAGCGCGGCGATATCGAAGGCGGCATCGACCTTGCCGAACTTCTCGTGCGAACGGATCTGAAGCCGGCAACGATTGCCCGTTCTGCCGATCTGCTCACCAACGCGACCCATATCAACGGCGACATCAATGCCATTGCCAAGCTCCAGCGCGTCTACCTCTGCGTCGACCCGGCCGGCCCCGATTTCGCGTCGGCCGACTACTGGGCCAACATCGAGGCGGGCGCCGGCAACAAGACGCTGGACCTCGCCCCCGACCAGATCGACCAGTTGCCCGCCCTGAAGGATCCGCTCGTCATTGCCGCGATCCAGACCCAGGCGCTCTACGGTCGCGCGAGTGCGCTGGCGCTCTATCAGCGTTACCTGAAGGGTGCCGGCTATTCCGATCAGGTTCTGAAATTCTGGGCAGAACGCGCCGAAGTTCGTCGTGGCGCGACCGTCGAGGCTGCCCTGCTCGAGTTCAAGCAAAACCTCGAAAAGGGGCAGGTCAACGAAGCAAGACGAACGATCCAGATGTCCGGTGAAGGCATGACGGTGGATGCCGGACTGAGTTTTGCCCGCTTCCTCGTCAAGAATTATTCGAACGATGCGGAAAGCATGGAACTTGCCCGCGAAATCCTCGCTCCTCTTGCCGAAAGCGGCTCGGGCCGTGCGGTTAAACTGCTCGAGGAGGTCAGTGGGTCAGATCTCAATCCACTGTCCTCGCCGCTCGATAACTATGCCGAAATCATGCGGGACCGCGGCGACATGGCCGCCCAGCTTCTGCTTGCGGAAAACGCCAAGAGCGATGCCGACCGCAAGCTCTACTATGACCGGGCGATCAGCACGCAGCGTTGCGACTACGACGACAGCATGGCGCTGGCGGAGTTCGCTCTGCGTCACGAGCCTGAGGACACCCAGCATTGGTTGAACATCGCCTCGCACATTGCCGGTGACGATTCCTGGCGCAAGGTGAAAATCGGCGACATGTATATGGCACTGAAGACGCCGGAAACGGAGAACACCGCCCTCAAACTCTATGCCGAAGCGCGTGAGGGTGGCGAAGCCGCAGCCTTCTACCGCCTCGTCAAACACTACGCCGACAATACCGGCAAGGCTTACGATCCGAACAAAGCGAGCGACATCTTCGTTGATCTGGTGGCCCGTTCCGAGCCGGAAACGGTAACAGACAAGCTGGTCATGCTGTCGAACATGAAGCCCGAAATCCGCCGCATCGTCTCGCAGCGCATCGACATCAAGGATCTCTATCGCAAATCGGCTGAACTCGGCCAACCAGTTGCCATGCGAGAATTGGCAAAAATCCTGCGTGACGACCCGAAGGACAGCAAGGCCGTATTTGCGTCGTTCGATTGGCTGAAAAAAGCCGCGGAAGCAGGAGACGGTGAGGCCATGTTCCTCCTGTCGCAGGCCTATGCCTACGGCTCGGGAACGAAGCCGGCACTGGATGCCGCACAACACTGGATGGCCAAGGCCGCAGAGGCTGGCTATCCGCAGGCAGCCTACGTGCTGAAGCTCAACAAGTCAGGAACGGAGGGTTGA